In the Kribbella sp. NBC_00482 genome, one interval contains:
- a CDS encoding peptidoglycan-binding protein, which yields MSGLEDMIHTAELDLGLGEPNKIQKWYRERNGSAFNGNFAWCDASITFWAWTSGNQGAVTFGGDFALTTAHAKAFKRKNQWHVDVAGIRRGDIVFFDWDGTDLKARIDHVGLVTGVSGSKVYTIEGNYSNKCGRHTRMAGTIAGYGRPSYVHSSGPRAGFVTFPGKSFFVTGRKSPIIAAMHDRLVAVGCNKYETQTNKDVWGTGDLKSYSAWQKKLGFQGSVAQPDSDADGIPGPETWDKLKVPRT from the coding sequence ATGAGCGGCCTCGAGGACATGATCCACACCGCCGAGCTCGACCTCGGACTCGGCGAGCCGAACAAGATCCAGAAGTGGTACCGCGAACGCAACGGCTCGGCGTTCAACGGCAACTTCGCGTGGTGCGACGCGTCGATCACGTTCTGGGCCTGGACCTCGGGCAACCAGGGTGCGGTGACGTTCGGCGGCGACTTCGCGCTGACCACGGCACACGCGAAGGCGTTCAAGAGGAAGAACCAGTGGCACGTGGACGTCGCGGGGATCCGGCGCGGTGACATCGTCTTCTTCGACTGGGACGGCACCGACCTCAAGGCGAGGATCGACCACGTCGGCCTCGTCACCGGGGTCAGCGGCTCGAAGGTCTACACGATCGAAGGCAACTACAGCAACAAGTGCGGCCGGCACACCCGGATGGCCGGCACGATCGCCGGCTACGGGCGGCCGTCGTACGTCCACTCGTCCGGGCCGCGGGCCGGGTTCGTGACGTTCCCCGGCAAGTCGTTCTTCGTGACGGGGCGCAAGAGCCCGATCATCGCGGCGATGCACGACCGGCTCGTCGCGGTCGGCTGCAACAAGTACGAAACCCAGACGAACAAGGACGTCTGGGGCACCGGCGACCTCAAGTCCTACTCGGCCTGGCAGAAGAAACTCGGCTTCCAGGGATCGGTGGCCCAACCAGACTCCGACGCCGACGGCATCCCCGGCCCGGAAACCTGGGACAAACTCAAAGTCCCCCGCACCTGA
- a CDS encoding SMP-30/gluconolactonase/LRE family protein, with the protein MKLLLDGLAFPESARRHDGRLWFAHWIEQQIVAVDADGTTESFEAPVERLMGWSIDWLPDGRMLTTGDKLRRYEPDGTITVLAEQGANEIVVDAQGNIYLNGADFDFAGGEAPKPGWIKLVTPDGQVRQVADDIQFPNGMVLTPDGRTLVIAESFAGRLTAFDVAPDGGLSNRRVYAENLGPDGICLDAEGAIWCQTSGEGVVRVAAGGEILERIDLPENRAPFALGLVDFDGPTLCILTAEWRMNDSIADNLGRLTNGPRTGQIHTIPVAVPPVAR; encoded by the coding sequence ATGAAGCTTCTGCTGGACGGCCTGGCCTTTCCCGAGTCCGCGCGCCGGCACGACGGCCGGTTGTGGTTCGCCCACTGGATCGAGCAGCAGATCGTTGCTGTCGACGCCGACGGTACGACGGAGTCCTTCGAGGCGCCGGTCGAACGCCTGATGGGGTGGTCCATCGACTGGCTGCCCGACGGCCGGATGCTGACCACAGGCGACAAGCTGCGCCGGTACGAGCCCGACGGCACGATCACCGTCCTCGCCGAGCAGGGCGCGAACGAGATCGTGGTGGATGCTCAAGGCAACATCTATCTGAACGGCGCGGACTTCGACTTCGCCGGCGGCGAGGCGCCGAAACCCGGCTGGATCAAGCTGGTCACGCCCGACGGCCAGGTGCGGCAGGTCGCCGACGACATCCAGTTCCCGAACGGGATGGTGCTGACACCGGACGGCCGGACGCTGGTGATCGCGGAGTCGTTCGCCGGGCGGCTGACCGCGTTCGACGTCGCGCCGGACGGCGGGTTGTCGAACCGCCGCGTGTACGCCGAGAACCTCGGCCCGGACGGCATCTGCCTCGACGCCGAGGGAGCGATCTGGTGCCAGACCAGCGGCGAGGGCGTGGTCCGCGTCGCGGCGGGCGGCGAGATCCTCGAGCGTATCGACCTCCCCGAGAACCGGGCGCCGTTCGCGCTCGGCCTGGTCGACTTCGACGGCCCGACGCTGTGCATCCTGACCGCGGAATGGCGGATGAACGACAGCATCGCCGACAACCTCGGCCGCCTCACCAACGGCCCGCGGACCGGTCAGATCCACACGATTCCGGTCGCCGTACCGCCGGTCGCTCGCTAG
- a CDS encoding MFS transporter — protein MTAGAQAPPRSGARGDEIRIGIALSAMGFVLAGLGACVAILARDLDEPTSRLALLSSGFAAGLLLVAVVGPRMLKLWPMPTVLGVGSVVCAVGAVLIAVAPAYAVAIAGGLLVGLGGALLVLVAPLMLNGPTAAARLSRVNAVASGTGILAPLAIGTLDGLGPGGRYAMLAAAPPLLFLAVLTRRSRPAQPAHPREQVSVPVLIDSAPAVGLGRKWRRVGRRVVMDVGAGWLRVVLAVSVEFCFVVWAVARLVASGLPTAVAALLGSTFPIGMAIGRAIGPIRYRGWSPVFPSGALAACGTLLVSLFDSPALVALGLVVAGLGVAPLYPVTLAALVATPGLSSARLSAIGAMASGTAILVAPALLAVLARLVDLRTAYLVTLPLIAVLFLLSRRSDRAAFV, from the coding sequence ATGACCGCGGGCGCACAGGCTCCGCCGCGGAGCGGTGCCCGCGGCGACGAGATACGCATCGGCATCGCGCTGTCGGCGATGGGGTTCGTGCTGGCCGGGCTCGGCGCGTGTGTGGCGATCCTGGCGCGGGATCTGGACGAGCCGACCAGTCGGCTGGCCTTGCTGTCCTCGGGGTTCGCGGCCGGGCTGCTGCTCGTAGCCGTGGTCGGTCCGCGGATGCTCAAGTTGTGGCCGATGCCGACGGTGCTTGGAGTCGGGTCCGTCGTCTGCGCGGTGGGCGCGGTCCTCATCGCGGTCGCCCCGGCGTACGCGGTTGCTATCGCCGGTGGGCTGCTGGTCGGCCTCGGCGGCGCGCTCCTCGTCCTGGTCGCTCCGCTGATGCTGAACGGGCCGACGGCCGCCGCCCGCCTGAGCCGAGTGAACGCGGTCGCCAGCGGGACCGGAATCCTAGCGCCGCTAGCAATCGGCACGCTGGACGGTCTAGGCCCCGGCGGCCGCTACGCCATGCTCGCCGCAGCACCACCGCTCCTCTTCCTAGCGGTGCTAACCCGACGCTCCCGCCCAGCCCAGCCGGCGCACCCGCGCGAGCAGGTCAGCGTGCCGGTGTTGATTGATTCGGCTCCGGCTGTCGGGTTGGGGCGGAAGTGGCGGCGCGTGGGGCGGCGGGTTGTCATGGATGTCGGCGCGGGGTGGTTGCGGGTCGTGCTCGCGGTGTCGGTCGAGTTCTGCTTCGTGGTGTGGGCCGTGGCGCGGCTGGTGGCCAGCGGGTTGCCGACTGCAGTTGCCGCGTTGCTCGGTAGTACGTTCCCGATCGGTATGGCTATCGGCCGCGCGATCGGACCGATCCGCTACCGCGGCTGGTCGCCGGTCTTCCCGTCAGGTGCACTCGCCGCGTGCGGCACGTTGCTGGTGAGCCTGTTCGATTCGCCGGCCCTGGTCGCGCTCGGCCTGGTCGTCGCCGGTCTCGGAGTCGCCCCGCTGTACCCGGTGACCCTGGCAGCCCTCGTAGCGACCCCTGGCCTCAGCTCGGCCCGCCTTTCCGCGATCGGTGCGATGGCCTCGGGTACGGCGATCCTGGTCGCGCCGGCGCTCCTCGCCGTACTCGCACGCCTCGTCGACCTGCGCACGGCGTACCTCGTGACGCTGCCGCTGATCGCCGTACTCTTTCTGCTGAGCCGTCGATCTGACCGGGCCGCGTTCGTGTAG
- a CDS encoding HAD-IA family hydrolase yields the protein MQIRDIRAVLFDMDGTLVDSDAIVDRSWSRWATEYGLSPAEVLAVAHGNPAVATIAQMLPDATPAERAAAWARALDIEVNDVDGVVAKPGALDLLGTLERIGLPWAVYTSAPAELAKVRLMAAGIAPSVLVTVDDVSRGKPDPEGYLRAAELLGVPVTQCLVVEDTVVGLSAGQASGALTAGLKGISADIELADLHRLDALFKGLE from the coding sequence ATGCAGATCCGGGACATCCGCGCGGTCCTGTTCGACATGGACGGCACTCTGGTCGATTCCGACGCGATCGTCGACCGGAGCTGGAGCCGCTGGGCGACCGAGTACGGCCTGTCACCGGCCGAGGTGCTCGCCGTCGCGCACGGGAACCCTGCGGTGGCGACCATCGCGCAGATGCTGCCCGACGCGACGCCGGCCGAGCGTGCCGCGGCGTGGGCGCGGGCGCTCGATATCGAGGTCAACGACGTCGACGGTGTGGTCGCGAAGCCGGGTGCGCTGGATCTGCTCGGCACGCTCGAGCGGATCGGTCTGCCGTGGGCGGTCTACACCAGTGCGCCGGCCGAGCTCGCGAAGGTGCGGTTGATGGCGGCGGGGATCGCGCCGTCGGTCCTCGTGACGGTGGACGACGTCAGCCGTGGGAAGCCGGACCCGGAGGGGTATCTGAGGGCGGCGGAGCTTCTCGGCGTACCCGTGACGCAGTGCCTGGTGGTCGAGGACACGGTCGTCGGATTGTCGGCCGGGCAGGCGTCTGGCGCGCTCACGGCCGGTCTGAAGGGCATTTCGGCGGACATCGAGCTGGCTGACCTGCACCGGCTCGACGCGCTGTTCAAAGGTCTGGAATGA
- a CDS encoding ROK family transcriptional regulator encodes MTPVRRGQWQTAADVLTQLTRQPGITRAAVARALRLSTGSATEVTARLRDVQLLTEVPAPSQGRGRPTTVLQPHPQGPVVLVLDLRQSSWRSAVVALDGSLQEPQYKRHRSRRAQAVLNNLRREVEQAQQRYGARLQMVSLAVPGTVRDNHLMQAPTLEWVELDLAQVTGDTGVPLLAGNDATLSGVAEARTGAAAGAGTAVHLIVEVGIGGTLLIDGVPAQGASGAGGEYGHMPFGDRSRTCPCGARGCWDLEIDGRALARYLKQPTPDDPVAYTEEVLRRSDRAARAAVTRVVASLGYGIAGLVNAHDPDVVTIGGLAIPLRAAAEETFAEAYEGGLMTFHRSAPPPVLPATHQPDGPLRGAAALALDHLTTEQAIAAWVAQR; translated from the coding sequence ATGACTCCAGTACGCCGTGGACAGTGGCAGACGGCTGCGGACGTGCTGACCCAACTCACCCGTCAGCCCGGGATCACGCGAGCGGCGGTCGCCCGGGCGCTGCGGCTGAGCACGGGTTCGGCGACCGAGGTGACCGCTCGGCTACGCGACGTACAGCTGCTGACTGAGGTACCCGCTCCGAGTCAGGGCCGTGGTCGGCCGACCACGGTGCTGCAGCCGCATCCGCAAGGACCTGTGGTGCTCGTACTCGACCTGCGGCAGAGCAGTTGGCGGAGTGCGGTCGTAGCGCTCGACGGGTCGCTGCAGGAGCCGCAGTACAAGCGGCACCGGAGTCGGCGCGCACAGGCCGTGCTGAACAACCTGCGGCGTGAGGTGGAGCAGGCGCAGCAGCGGTACGGCGCTCGGCTCCAGATGGTCAGCCTCGCCGTACCGGGCACTGTCCGTGACAACCACCTGATGCAGGCACCGACGCTCGAGTGGGTTGAGCTGGACCTTGCACAGGTCACCGGCGACACCGGCGTACCGCTGCTCGCTGGCAACGACGCGACGCTGAGTGGGGTGGCAGAGGCGCGTACTGGTGCGGCTGCTGGAGCTGGTACGGCGGTACACCTCATCGTCGAGGTGGGTATCGGTGGGACGCTGCTGATCGACGGGGTGCCGGCGCAGGGCGCTTCGGGAGCAGGTGGCGAGTACGGCCACATGCCCTTCGGTGACCGGTCCCGTACCTGTCCGTGCGGTGCACGTGGCTGCTGGGACCTGGAGATCGACGGACGCGCTCTGGCGCGCTATCTCAAGCAACCGACTCCGGATGACCCGGTTGCCTACACGGAAGAGGTTCTTCGGCGCAGTGACCGGGCTGCGCGCGCTGCAGTGACCAGGGTGGTCGCTTCACTGGGCTACGGCATCGCAGGTCTTGTGAACGCGCATGACCCGGATGTGGTGACGATCGGGGGTTTGGCGATCCCCCTGCGGGCAGCTGCGGAAGAGACCTTTGCGGAGGCGTACGAGGGCGGTCTGATGACGTTCCACCGCAGTGCTCCCCCACCGGTGCTGCCGGCCACGCACCAGCCGGACGGGCCGCTCCGAGGCGCGGCCGCGCTGGCACTCGACCACCTCACCACCGAGCAGGCCATCGCTGCCTGGGTCGCCCAGCGCTAG
- a CDS encoding DinB family protein, giving the protein MSKQQPPVDGYCEQCGFNYDTGTLQGTVTLLVRQSADCSMALTKAAAGPDSNVVRLRPEPDVWSAIEYACHVRDVLEVQRFRIAQCLAEDRPVYAPMDRTGRVKQEKYENQDPMEVAAALVRFAREFGAAARVLQPQELGKLGLYNYPVRAPRTLGWIIRHTAHEIQHHRHDILEILAKVEPPIVPKPRVEETEEAEEAAEGVEAAEAEAD; this is encoded by the coding sequence TTGAGCAAGCAGCAGCCCCCGGTCGACGGGTACTGCGAGCAGTGCGGTTTCAACTACGACACCGGGACCTTGCAGGGCACCGTGACACTGCTCGTCCGGCAGTCGGCGGACTGCAGCATGGCCCTGACGAAGGCCGCCGCCGGTCCGGACTCGAACGTGGTGCGCCTGCGACCGGAGCCGGACGTGTGGTCGGCGATCGAGTACGCGTGCCACGTGCGCGACGTACTCGAGGTGCAGCGGTTCCGGATCGCGCAGTGCCTGGCTGAGGACCGGCCGGTGTACGCGCCGATGGACCGGACCGGGCGGGTGAAGCAGGAGAAGTACGAGAACCAGGACCCGATGGAGGTCGCGGCCGCGCTGGTGCGGTTCGCACGGGAGTTCGGGGCGGCGGCGCGGGTGCTGCAGCCGCAGGAGCTGGGGAAGCTGGGGTTGTACAACTATCCGGTCCGGGCGCCGCGCACGCTGGGCTGGATCATCCGGCACACCGCCCACGAGATCCAGCACCACCGGCACGACATCCTCGAGATCCTGGCGAAGGTGGAACCCCCGATCGTCCCCAAGCCCCGCGTCGAAGAGACTGAGGAAGCCGAAGAGGCTGCAGAAGGTGTAGAGGCTGCAGAAGCAGAGGCTGACTAG
- the thiD gene encoding bifunctional hydroxymethylpyrimidine kinase/phosphomethylpyrimidine kinase — MPPPRVLTIAGSDSGGGAGIQADLKSMLANGVHGMSVLTAITAQNSIGVQGAWELPEEQVRAQFRSVVDDIGVDAVKTGMLASESMVRVVASLLRTLPPGVPVVVDPVSVSKHGDALLAADAMEAVRTEIVPLATVLTPNLTELGPVSGVDLETVEDRELAAKALLEAGASWVLVKGGHDVGTASVDVLHGPGVRRSYSALRADNRHTHGTGCTLASTIASYLARGYDVPGAVGAAKEYVTGAIAAGFALGDGIGPVDHAWRFRGSGS, encoded by the coding sequence ATGCCGCCCCCCAGAGTGCTGACGATCGCCGGTTCCGACTCCGGCGGCGGAGCCGGGATCCAGGCGGATCTGAAGTCGATGCTCGCGAACGGCGTGCACGGCATGAGCGTGCTGACCGCGATCACCGCGCAGAACAGTATCGGCGTCCAGGGCGCCTGGGAGCTGCCGGAGGAGCAGGTCCGCGCCCAGTTCCGCAGCGTGGTGGACGACATCGGGGTCGACGCGGTGAAGACCGGCATGCTGGCGTCCGAGTCGATGGTCCGCGTCGTCGCGTCGCTGCTGCGGACCCTGCCGCCTGGCGTGCCGGTCGTGGTCGATCCGGTATCGGTGTCCAAGCACGGCGACGCACTGCTCGCAGCCGACGCGATGGAGGCTGTACGCACGGAGATCGTCCCGCTGGCCACCGTCCTCACTCCGAACCTCACTGAGCTCGGTCCGGTCTCCGGAGTCGACCTGGAGACGGTGGAGGACCGGGAGCTCGCTGCGAAGGCTCTGCTGGAGGCAGGTGCGTCCTGGGTGCTGGTGAAGGGCGGCCACGACGTCGGTACGGCGTCCGTCGACGTACTGCACGGCCCAGGGGTACGGCGCTCGTACAGCGCGCTCCGGGCCGACAACAGGCACACCCACGGCACGGGATGCACGTTGGCCAGCACCATCGCGTCGTACCTTGCTCGTGGGTACGACGTACCGGGTGCAGTCGGTGCTGCGAAGGAGTACGTGACCGGCGCGATCGCGGCCGGGTTCGCGCTCGGCGACGGCATCGGTCCGGTTGATCATGCGTGGAGATTTCGAGGGAGTGGCAGTTGA
- a CDS encoding thiamine-phosphate kinase: MTETLGSTGEFGLIAAVTKGLSTSEDVLVGPGDDAAVMAVPDGRMVITTDLLVEGRHFRRDWSSAYDVGRKAAAQNLADVVAMGARPTALVVGFGGPADLPTAWALELNQGLVDECELVEASIIGGDTVQSDKIVVSVTAFGSLDGRPPVLRSGARPGDEVAFVGRLGWAEAGWAVLARGFRSPRAVVEAHRRPQPPYAEGPRAALAGASSLCDVSDGLLSDLGHIAAASQVIIDVHTKALTVPEPLQAVAAATGVDALKFVLTGGEDHALVGTFEPADVPEGWTVIGSVAEGNEERPAGTVTVDGAPYAADTGHAHFRS, from the coding sequence GTGACAGAGACGTTGGGGAGCACGGGTGAGTTCGGCCTGATCGCGGCCGTCACCAAAGGGCTGTCCACAAGTGAGGACGTCCTGGTCGGTCCCGGTGACGACGCTGCCGTGATGGCGGTGCCGGACGGCCGCATGGTGATCACGACGGACCTGCTGGTCGAGGGCCGGCACTTCCGCCGGGACTGGTCGTCGGCGTACGACGTGGGCCGCAAGGCCGCCGCACAGAACCTGGCCGACGTGGTGGCGATGGGCGCCCGCCCGACCGCACTCGTGGTCGGTTTCGGCGGCCCCGCCGACCTGCCGACCGCCTGGGCGCTGGAGCTGAACCAGGGCCTGGTCGACGAGTGCGAGCTGGTCGAGGCGAGCATCATCGGCGGCGACACGGTCCAGTCCGACAAGATCGTCGTCTCCGTGACGGCCTTCGGGTCGCTGGACGGGCGCCCGCCGGTGCTGCGCTCGGGTGCGCGCCCTGGTGACGAGGTGGCGTTCGTCGGCCGGCTCGGCTGGGCCGAGGCGGGCTGGGCGGTGCTCGCTCGCGGGTTCCGCTCGCCGCGGGCCGTCGTCGAGGCGCACCGGCGCCCGCAACCGCCGTACGCCGAAGGTCCGCGGGCCGCGCTCGCCGGGGCCTCCTCGCTGTGTGACGTGAGCGACGGCCTGCTGTCCGATCTCGGTCATATCGCGGCGGCGAGCCAGGTGATCATCGACGTGCACACGAAGGCGCTGACCGTGCCCGAGCCGCTGCAGGCGGTGGCTGCGGCGACCGGTGTGGACGCGCTGAAGTTCGTGCTGACCGGCGGCGAGGACCACGCCCTGGTCGGTACCTTCGAGCCGGCCGACGTCCCCGAGGGCTGGACCGTGATCGGCTCGGTTGCTGAGGGCAACGAGGAGCGACCGGCCGGGACGGTGACCGTCGACGGCGCGCCGTATGCTGCGGACACCGGACACGCCCATTTCAGGAGTTGA
- a CDS encoding Lrp/AsnC family transcriptional regulator — MVVQAYILIQTEVGRAADVAAQIAEVQGVTLAEDVTGPYDVIVRAEARNVDELGKLVVARVQNVPGITRTLTCPVVHI; from the coding sequence GTGGTGGTCCAGGCCTACATCCTGATCCAGACCGAGGTCGGCCGTGCGGCCGACGTCGCGGCACAGATCGCCGAGGTCCAGGGCGTCACCCTGGCCGAGGACGTCACCGGTCCGTACGACGTGATCGTCCGCGCGGAAGCCCGCAACGTCGACGAACTGGGCAAACTGGTGGTTGCCCGGGTCCAGAACGTTCCCGGCATCACCCGCACGCTGACCTGCCCCGTCGTCCACATCTGA
- a CDS encoding DUF3515 domain-containing protein, translated as MPDLHSAGPARSGPRTVRRARSQPGLPGLRGLLGLFGLLLIAGCSPGPTPVPVPSPAPEVAAACAELVKALPAKVLDAERREASPKSPLTAAYGDPPIEMTCGVTPPAGMAEAQSQCFEVNGVGWFAKQVENGFIFTTIGRSLYFEVAVPAKYAPQANALTDISDAVHRFDKLVTPCT; from the coding sequence ATGCCCGACCTCCACTCCGCCGGCCCGGCCCGATCCGGCCCCCGGACCGTACGCCGCGCCCGCAGCCAGCCCGGCCTACCCGGCCTACGCGGTCTGCTTGGGCTGTTCGGGCTGCTGCTGATAGCCGGGTGCAGCCCGGGGCCGACGCCTGTGCCTGTGCCCTCCCCCGCGCCCGAGGTCGCCGCCGCCTGCGCCGAGCTGGTCAAGGCACTCCCAGCCAAGGTCCTCGACGCCGAGCGCCGCGAGGCCTCCCCGAAGAGCCCGCTGACCGCGGCGTACGGCGACCCGCCGATCGAGATGACCTGCGGCGTCACGCCCCCGGCCGGCATGGCCGAGGCCCAGTCCCAGTGCTTCGAGGTCAACGGCGTCGGCTGGTTCGCCAAACAGGTCGAGAACGGCTTCATCTTCACCACCATCGGCCGCTCCCTCTACTTCGAGGTGGCCGTCCCCGCCAAGTACGCGCCCCAAGCCAACGCCCTCACCGACATCTCCGACGCTGTCCACAGATTCGACAAACTCGTCACACCCTGCACCTGA
- a CDS encoding YciI family protein — MKYMILTYASQQDYDGMAGKDTGKPAWQPEDFAAMGAFMEKFNNELIESGELVETRGLAAPVLTRRLGSKDGQSVVTDGPYAETQEVLAGYWIVECESFDRATEIAARLGDTPAPEFVRATAYADIRPLVEGRDELVE; from the coding sequence ATGAAGTACATGATCCTGACTTACGCGTCGCAGCAGGACTACGACGGGATGGCGGGGAAGGACACGGGGAAGCCCGCCTGGCAGCCGGAGGACTTCGCGGCGATGGGGGCGTTCATGGAGAAGTTCAACAACGAGCTGATCGAGTCGGGTGAGCTGGTCGAGACGCGCGGGCTGGCGGCGCCGGTGCTGACCCGGCGGCTGGGGTCGAAGGACGGGCAGTCGGTGGTGACCGACGGGCCGTACGCCGAGACGCAGGAGGTGCTCGCGGGGTACTGGATCGTCGAGTGCGAGTCGTTCGACCGGGCCACGGAGATCGCGGCGCGGCTCGGCGACACGCCGGCGCCCGAGTTCGTCCGCGCGACGGCGTACGCGGACATCCGCCCGCTCGTCGAGGGTCGCGACGAGCTGGTGGAGTGA
- a CDS encoding RNA polymerase sigma factor has product MTAPLEELLRGLAPQVLGALVRRYGHFDTAEDAVQEALLAAAQQWPVDGVPDSPRGWLITVASRRLTDLLRREQARQRREDRVAAWALPGEPVGDADDTLVLLFLCCHPSLSPASQIALTLRAVGGLTTAEIARAFLVPEATMTRRITRAKASVQDSGARFTMPADRDERLGAVLKVVYLIFNEGYASTTGPSLQRVELAAEGIRLARMLHRLLPNDAEVAGLLALLLLTDARRPARTGPLGELVPMAEQDRSVWIPELIREGVELITKTLPRGPVGPYQLQAAIAAVHDESPTAEETDWRQIVALYEVLLQLTDNPMVALNHVVAIAMARGPDEGLVLLGSIEHDDRIAKDHRLSAVRAHLLEMSGDAAGARAAYEEAASRTTSVPQQRYLHARATSLPNT; this is encoded by the coding sequence ATGACCGCGCCGCTCGAGGAGCTGTTGCGGGGGCTGGCGCCGCAGGTTCTTGGGGCGCTGGTCCGGCGGTACGGGCATTTCGACACGGCTGAGGACGCGGTGCAGGAGGCGCTGCTGGCGGCGGCGCAGCAGTGGCCGGTGGACGGGGTGCCGGACAGTCCGCGCGGCTGGTTGATCACGGTCGCTTCCCGTCGGCTGACGGATCTGCTCCGGCGGGAGCAGGCCCGTCAGCGGCGGGAGGACCGGGTCGCGGCGTGGGCGCTGCCAGGTGAGCCTGTCGGGGACGCCGACGACACCTTGGTGCTGTTGTTCCTGTGCTGCCATCCGTCGTTGTCGCCGGCGTCGCAGATCGCGCTGACATTGCGGGCGGTCGGTGGTCTGACGACGGCGGAGATCGCGCGGGCGTTCCTGGTGCCGGAGGCAACCATGACGCGGCGGATCACCCGGGCGAAGGCGAGTGTGCAGGACAGCGGCGCGCGGTTCACGATGCCGGCCGATCGCGACGAGCGGCTGGGTGCGGTGCTGAAGGTTGTGTACCTGATCTTCAACGAGGGTTACGCGAGTACGACGGGGCCGAGCCTGCAACGCGTCGAACTGGCGGCCGAAGGGATCCGGTTGGCGCGGATGCTGCACAGGCTGCTGCCGAATGACGCCGAAGTGGCTGGGTTGCTGGCGTTGCTGTTGCTGACGGATGCGCGACGGCCGGCGCGGACAGGGCCTCTCGGCGAGCTGGTGCCGATGGCGGAGCAGGACCGGTCGGTGTGGATCCCGGAGTTGATCCGGGAGGGCGTCGAGCTGATCACGAAGACACTGCCGCGGGGGCCGGTCGGGCCGTACCAGCTGCAGGCGGCGATCGCGGCGGTGCACGACGAGTCGCCGACGGCCGAGGAGACGGACTGGCGACAGATCGTCGCGTTGTACGAGGTGCTGCTGCAGCTCACCGACAACCCGATGGTTGCCCTCAACCACGTGGTCGCGATCGCAATGGCGCGAGGTCCGGACGAGGGGCTCGTGTTGCTGGGGTCGATCGAGCACGACGACCGAATCGCCAAGGACCACCGCCTGTCGGCAGTCCGAGCACATCTCCTGGAGATGTCCGGCGACGCTGCGGGCGCCCGAGCGGCGTACGAGGAAGCAGCAAGCCGCACAACCAGCGTCCCCCAACAACGCTACCTACACGCCCGCGCGACCAGCCTCCCCAACACCTGA